Proteins co-encoded in one Salvia splendens isolate huo1 chromosome 4, SspV2, whole genome shotgun sequence genomic window:
- the LOC121801569 gene encoding 60S ribosomal protein L27a-2-like, with protein sequence MTTSSRKNRKKRGHVSAGHGRIGKHRKHPGGRGNAGGMHHHRILFDKYHPGYFGKVGMRYFHKLRNQFHCPIVNVDKLVSLIPQEIRDKASKDNVPLIDVTQFGYFKVLGKGMFPDNLPVVVKAKLISKTAEKKIKEAGGAVLLTA encoded by the coding sequence ATGACGACCAGCTCGAGGAAAAACAGGAAGAAGCGCGGCCACGTGAGCGCGGGGCACGGCCGCATCGGGAAGCATCGCAAGCACCCTGGAGGTCGCGGAAACGCCGGCGGGATGCACCACCACCGCATCCTATTCGACAAGTACCATCCGGGGTATTTTGGGAAAGTCGGGATGCGCTATTTCCACAAACTGCGCAACCAGTTCCACTGCCCCATCGTCAACGTTGACAAGCTCGTCTCTCTGATCCCTCAGGAAATCAGAGACAAGGCCTCCAAGGACAACGTGCCGTTGATCGACGTCACGCAATTCGGTTATTTCAAGGTTCTCGGCAAGGGGATGTTTCCGGATAATCTCCCTGTGGTCGTCAAGGCCAAGCTCATCTCCAAAACGGCGGAGAAGAAGATTAAGGAAGCCGGCGGCGCGGTGCTTCTCACTGCTTAA
- the LOC121798256 gene encoding uncharacterized protein LOC121798256 has translation MAVVLGNVSPFLDLSTSPPRTALPDRRPRPLPSDAVLNLFRKDLHQNPNFHAAFESVFDHREKHVNKRKSNQSKVNEVEYENSSDDENGNSNGLGDELEDDGGFDWEKEMRRRVKEIEEMRELEKKAEELQYQVDQEYCEGDSNGEPDEETEEQKRMRVKKELEKVAREQAERRKTAQLMFDLGQKAYGRGMYGRAIEFLEGALTIIPRPTLFGGEIQIWLAMAYEANNRHADCIDLYQQLEKRHPSVSIRRQAAELRYILQAPKLKISQEEMVTIPLIGSTYDSYAATWSDKNKDRDERMSGSTSNQLPSDKDYLGDFMVWKPPVGLEKNSAFWVSLTLWIGLVGAALLLQR, from the exons ATGGCCGTAGTGCTCGGAAACGTCTCTCCATTCCTGGACCTCTCCACTTCGCCGCCGCGGACCGCGCTCCCCGATCGCCGGCCCAGGCCACTCCCCTCCGACGCAGTATTGAACCTCTTCAGGAAGGATCTCCACCAGAACCCCAATTTCCACGCGGCGTTTGAATCGGTGTTCGATCACAGAGAAAAGCACGTGAACAAGCGGAAATCGAACCAATCCAAGGTGAATGAGGTGGAATACGAGAATTCGAGCGACGACGAGAACGGCAACAGCAACGGCTTAGGGGACGAGCTCGAAGACGACGGCGGTTTCGACTGGGAGAAGGAGATGAGGAGGAGGGTTAAGGAGATCGAAGAAATGAGAGAGTTGGAGAAAAAGGCCGAGGAGCTGCAGTACCAAGTTGATCAGGAGTATTGCGAGGGCGATAGTAATGGCGAACCGGATGAGGAGACTGAAGAGCAGAAGCGGATGAGAGTGAAGAAGGAACTTGAAAAG GTAGCAAGGGAGCAAGCAGAACGAAGGAAAACAGCTCAGTTAATGTTCGATTTGGGTCAGAAGGCATACGGAAGGGGTATGTATGGGCGCGCCATCGAGTTTCTTGAAGGTGCCCTCACAATCATCCCTCGACCTACTCTGTTTGGCGGTGAG ATACAGATATGGTTAGCTATGGCTTACGAGGCTAATAACCGCCACGCAGACTGCATTGACCTGTACCAGCAATTGGAAAAGAGGCATCCCAGTGTCAGCATCCGACGCCAGGCTGCAGAGTTGCGCTACATACTGCAAGCGCCTAAGCTCAAGATATCACAGGAGGAGATGGTAACAATCCCACTCATAGGCTCTACTTACGATAG TTATGCGGCAACTTGGAGTGATAAAAACAAAGACAGGGATGAAAGGATGAGTGGTTCCACGAGTAATCAGCTTCCATCAGACAAGGACTATTTGGGGGATTTCATGGTGTGGAAACCGCCCGTCGGCCTGGAGAAGAACAGTGCTTTCTGGGTTTCTTTAACTTTGTGGATAGGTCTTGTTGGCGCCGCTCTTCTTCTGCAAAGATGA